A single genomic interval of Osmerus eperlanus chromosome 14, fOsmEpe2.1, whole genome shotgun sequence harbors:
- the g3bp2a gene encoding ras GTPase-activating protein-binding protein 2 isoform X5, producing MVMEKPSSLLVGREFVRQYYTLLNKAPDFLHRFYGRNSSYVHGGLDSNGKVAEAVYGQAEIHKKVMSLQFSECHTKIRQVDAHATLNDGVVVQVMGELSNNGQPMRKFMQTFVLAPEGSVANKFYVHNDIFRYEDEVFGDSEAELDEESEEEVEEEAEERPVSPEPLQDSPNSTTYYEPHPVSNGVEEPMEEPVPEPEVEGEPEPKTEEAKPEVEEKVLEEVEKAPSPPPMESPPHTQEPPKVRSPPHTQEPPKTFSWASVTSKNLPPSGSVPASGISPHVVKAPSSQQPRVEAKPEAQTAPSRPRDQRTRDRPAFVPRGARPGRGDSESSELDNRRVVRYPDSHQLFVGNLPHDIIESELKEFFMTFGNVVELRINTKGVGGKLPNFGFVVFDDSDPVQRILGAKPIMFRGEVRLNVEEKKTRAVRERETRGGGGDERRDMRRSDRGPGGPRSIVGTGGGMMRDGRGPPPRGAMAPKPGLGSGRGAGGQGQGQGEGRFTTQRR from the exons ATGGTGATGGAGAAGCCAAGTTCCCTGCTGGTCGGCCGGGAGTTCGTGAGGcagtactacacactgctaAACAAGGCACCAGACTTCCTCCACAG GTTCTATGGAAGGAACTCCTCCTACGTTCACGGTGGTCTCGACTCCAACGGCAAGGTGGCGGAAGCGGTCTACGGCCAAGCG GAGATCCACAAAAAGGTGATGTCCCTGCAGTTCAGCGAGTGCCACACGAAGATCAGGCAGGTTGACGCTCACGCCACGCTGAACGACGGCGTGGTCGTCCAGGTGATGGGAGAGCTGTCCAACAATGGACAGCCAATGAGGAAGTTCATGCAGACGTTCGTGCTCGCCCCAGAG gGATCTGTGGCAAACAAGTTCTACGTACACAACGACATATTCCGCTACGAGGACGAGGTGTTTGGCGACTCAGAGGCTGAGCTGGATGAGG AgtcagaagaggaggtggaggaggaggcggaagaGAGGCCAGTGTCCCCAGAACCCCTGCAGGACAGCCCGAACAGCACCACCTACTACGAACCCCACCCTGTCTC TAACGGTGTAGAGGAGCCCATGGAGGAGCCGGTGCCGGAgccagaggtggagggggaaccAGAGCCCAAGACCGAGGAGGCCAAGcccgaggtggaggagaaggttcTGGAGGAGGTGGAAAAGGCCCCCTCTCCGCCCCCCATGGagtccccaccccacacccaggAGCCCCCCAAGGTGAGgtccccaccccacacccaggAGCCCCCCAAG ACCTTCTCCTGGGCCTCAGTGACCAGTAAGAACCTGCCACCCAGCGGATCCGTTCCCGCCTCCGGGATCTCGCCCCACGTTGTCAAGGCACCCAGCTCGCAG CAGCCCAGAGTGGAGGCCAAGCCAGAGGCCCAGACAGCCCCCAGCCGGCCCCGGGATCAGCGCACGCGTGACAGACCGGCGTTCGTACCGCGGGGGGCCAGGCCTG GGCGTGGCGACTCTGAGTCGAGTGAGCTGGACAACAGAAGAGTGGTTCGCTACCCTGACAGCCACCAGCTGTTCGTGGGAAACCTTCCTCACGACATCATCGAGAGTGAGCTCAAGGAGTTCTTCATGA CGTTCGGTAACGTGGTGGAGCTGAGGATCAATACGAAGGGCGTCGGAGGGAAGCTGCCAAACTTCGGCTTTGTGGTGTTCGACGACTCCGACCCCGTGCAGAGGATCCTGGGAGCCAAG CCCATCATGTTCCGGGGCGAGGTGCGTCTGAacgtggaggagaagaagacccGAGCGGTGCGTGAGCGTGAGACTCGAGGCGGCGGCGGTGACGAGCGCAGGGACATGCGGCGTAGCGACAGAGGCCCCGGGGGGCCCCGCAGCATCGTGGGCACCGGAGGAGGCATGATGCGGGACGGCAGGGGCCCGCCACCGCGTGGGGCCATGGCCCCCAAACCTGGCCTGGGCTccggcaggggggcaggggggcaaggCCAGGGTCAAGGAGAGGGCCGCTTCACCACCCAGCGCCGCTGA
- the g3bp2a gene encoding ras GTPase-activating protein-binding protein 2 isoform X4 — MVMEKPSSLLVGREFVRQYYTLLNKAPDFLHRFYGRNSSYVHGGLDSNGKVAEAVYGQAEIHKKVMSLQFSECHTKIRQVDAHATLNDGVVVQVMGELSNNGQPMRKFMQTFVLAPEGSVANKFYVHNDIFRYEDEVFGDSEAELDEESEEEVEEEAEERPVSPEPLQDSPNSTTYYEPHPVSNGVEEPMEEPVPEPEVEGEPEPKTEEAKPEVEEKVLEEVEKAPSPPPMESPPHTQEPPKTFSWASVTSKNLPPSGSVPASGISPHVVKAPSSQPRVEAKPEAQTAPSRPRDQRTRDRPAFVPRGARPDGVASSESQTGKPHFSFVNKGRGDSESSELDNRRVVRYPDSHQLFVGNLPHDIIESELKEFFMTFGNVVELRINTKGVGGKLPNFGFVVFDDSDPVQRILGAKPIMFRGEVRLNVEEKKTRAVRERETRGGGGDERRDMRRSDRGPGGPRSIVGTGGGMMRDGRGPPPRGAMAPKPGLGSGRGAGGQGQGQGEGRFTTQRR; from the exons ATGGTGATGGAGAAGCCAAGTTCCCTGCTGGTCGGCCGGGAGTTCGTGAGGcagtactacacactgctaAACAAGGCACCAGACTTCCTCCACAG GTTCTATGGAAGGAACTCCTCCTACGTTCACGGTGGTCTCGACTCCAACGGCAAGGTGGCGGAAGCGGTCTACGGCCAAGCG GAGATCCACAAAAAGGTGATGTCCCTGCAGTTCAGCGAGTGCCACACGAAGATCAGGCAGGTTGACGCTCACGCCACGCTGAACGACGGCGTGGTCGTCCAGGTGATGGGAGAGCTGTCCAACAATGGACAGCCAATGAGGAAGTTCATGCAGACGTTCGTGCTCGCCCCAGAG gGATCTGTGGCAAACAAGTTCTACGTACACAACGACATATTCCGCTACGAGGACGAGGTGTTTGGCGACTCAGAGGCTGAGCTGGATGAGG AgtcagaagaggaggtggaggaggaggcggaagaGAGGCCAGTGTCCCCAGAACCCCTGCAGGACAGCCCGAACAGCACCACCTACTACGAACCCCACCCTGTCTC TAACGGTGTAGAGGAGCCCATGGAGGAGCCGGTGCCGGAgccagaggtggagggggaaccAGAGCCCAAGACCGAGGAGGCCAAGcccgaggtggaggagaaggttcTGGAGGAGGTGGAAAAGGCCCCCTCTCCGCCCCCCATGGagtccccaccccacacccaggAGCCCCCCAAG ACCTTCTCCTGGGCCTCAGTGACCAGTAAGAACCTGCCACCCAGCGGATCCGTTCCCGCCTCCGGGATCTCGCCCCACGTTGTCAAGGCACCCAGCTCGCAG CCCAGAGTGGAGGCCAAGCCAGAGGCCCAGACAGCCCCCAGCCGGCCCCGGGATCAGCGCACGCGTGACAGACCGGCGTTCGTACCGCGGGGGGCCAGGCCTG ATGGTGTTGCGTCTTCAGAATCACAAACGGGGAAACCACACTTCAGTTTTGTCAACAAAG GGCGTGGCGACTCTGAGTCGAGTGAGCTGGACAACAGAAGAGTGGTTCGCTACCCTGACAGCCACCAGCTGTTCGTGGGAAACCTTCCTCACGACATCATCGAGAGTGAGCTCAAGGAGTTCTTCATGA CGTTCGGTAACGTGGTGGAGCTGAGGATCAATACGAAGGGCGTCGGAGGGAAGCTGCCAAACTTCGGCTTTGTGGTGTTCGACGACTCCGACCCCGTGCAGAGGATCCTGGGAGCCAAG CCCATCATGTTCCGGGGCGAGGTGCGTCTGAacgtggaggagaagaagacccGAGCGGTGCGTGAGCGTGAGACTCGAGGCGGCGGCGGTGACGAGCGCAGGGACATGCGGCGTAGCGACAGAGGCCCCGGGGGGCCCCGCAGCATCGTGGGCACCGGAGGAGGCATGATGCGGGACGGCAGGGGCCCGCCACCGCGTGGGGCCATGGCCCCCAAACCTGGCCTGGGCTccggcaggggggcaggggggcaaggCCAGGGTCAAGGAGAGGGCCGCTTCACCACCCAGCGCCGCTGA
- the g3bp2a gene encoding ras GTPase-activating protein-binding protein 2 isoform X7, with amino-acid sequence MVMEKPSSLLVGREFVRQYYTLLNKAPDFLHRFYGRNSSYVHGGLDSNGKVAEAVYGQAEIHKKVMSLQFSECHTKIRQVDAHATLNDGVVVQVMGELSNNGQPMRKFMQTFVLAPEGSVANKFYVHNDIFRYEDEVFGDSEAELDEESEEEVEEEAEERPVSPEPLQDSPNSTTYYEPHPVSNGVEEPMEEPVPEPEVEGEPEPKTEEAKPEVEEKVLEEVEKAPSPPPMESPPHTQEPPKTFSWASVTSKNLPPSGSVPASGISPHVVKAPSSQPRVEAKPEAQTAPSRPRDQRTRDRPAFVPRGARPGRGDSESSELDNRRVVRYPDSHQLFVGNLPHDIIESELKEFFMTFGNVVELRINTKGVGGKLPNFGFVVFDDSDPVQRILGAKPIMFRGEVRLNVEEKKTRAVRERETRGGGGDERRDMRRSDRGPGGPRSIVGTGGGMMRDGRGPPPRGAMAPKPGLGSGRGAGGQGQGQGEGRFTTQRR; translated from the exons ATGGTGATGGAGAAGCCAAGTTCCCTGCTGGTCGGCCGGGAGTTCGTGAGGcagtactacacactgctaAACAAGGCACCAGACTTCCTCCACAG GTTCTATGGAAGGAACTCCTCCTACGTTCACGGTGGTCTCGACTCCAACGGCAAGGTGGCGGAAGCGGTCTACGGCCAAGCG GAGATCCACAAAAAGGTGATGTCCCTGCAGTTCAGCGAGTGCCACACGAAGATCAGGCAGGTTGACGCTCACGCCACGCTGAACGACGGCGTGGTCGTCCAGGTGATGGGAGAGCTGTCCAACAATGGACAGCCAATGAGGAAGTTCATGCAGACGTTCGTGCTCGCCCCAGAG gGATCTGTGGCAAACAAGTTCTACGTACACAACGACATATTCCGCTACGAGGACGAGGTGTTTGGCGACTCAGAGGCTGAGCTGGATGAGG AgtcagaagaggaggtggaggaggaggcggaagaGAGGCCAGTGTCCCCAGAACCCCTGCAGGACAGCCCGAACAGCACCACCTACTACGAACCCCACCCTGTCTC TAACGGTGTAGAGGAGCCCATGGAGGAGCCGGTGCCGGAgccagaggtggagggggaaccAGAGCCCAAGACCGAGGAGGCCAAGcccgaggtggaggagaaggttcTGGAGGAGGTGGAAAAGGCCCCCTCTCCGCCCCCCATGGagtccccaccccacacccaggAGCCCCCCAAG ACCTTCTCCTGGGCCTCAGTGACCAGTAAGAACCTGCCACCCAGCGGATCCGTTCCCGCCTCCGGGATCTCGCCCCACGTTGTCAAGGCACCCAGCTCGCAG CCCAGAGTGGAGGCCAAGCCAGAGGCCCAGACAGCCCCCAGCCGGCCCCGGGATCAGCGCACGCGTGACAGACCGGCGTTCGTACCGCGGGGGGCCAGGCCTG GGCGTGGCGACTCTGAGTCGAGTGAGCTGGACAACAGAAGAGTGGTTCGCTACCCTGACAGCCACCAGCTGTTCGTGGGAAACCTTCCTCACGACATCATCGAGAGTGAGCTCAAGGAGTTCTTCATGA CGTTCGGTAACGTGGTGGAGCTGAGGATCAATACGAAGGGCGTCGGAGGGAAGCTGCCAAACTTCGGCTTTGTGGTGTTCGACGACTCCGACCCCGTGCAGAGGATCCTGGGAGCCAAG CCCATCATGTTCCGGGGCGAGGTGCGTCTGAacgtggaggagaagaagacccGAGCGGTGCGTGAGCGTGAGACTCGAGGCGGCGGCGGTGACGAGCGCAGGGACATGCGGCGTAGCGACAGAGGCCCCGGGGGGCCCCGCAGCATCGTGGGCACCGGAGGAGGCATGATGCGGGACGGCAGGGGCCCGCCACCGCGTGGGGCCATGGCCCCCAAACCTGGCCTGGGCTccggcaggggggcaggggggcaaggCCAGGGTCAAGGAGAGGGCCGCTTCACCACCCAGCGCCGCTGA
- the g3bp2a gene encoding ras GTPase-activating protein-binding protein 2 isoform X1 codes for MVMEKPSSLLVGREFVRQYYTLLNKAPDFLHRFYGRNSSYVHGGLDSNGKVAEAVYGQAEIHKKVMSLQFSECHTKIRQVDAHATLNDGVVVQVMGELSNNGQPMRKFMQTFVLAPEGSVANKFYVHNDIFRYEDEVFGDSEAELDEESEEEVEEEAEERPVSPEPLQDSPNSTTYYEPHPVSNGVEEPMEEPVPEPEVEGEPEPKTEEAKPEVEEKVLEEVEKAPSPPPMESPPHTQEPPKVRSPPHTQEPPKTFSWASVTSKNLPPSGSVPASGISPHVVKAPSSQQPRVEAKPEAQTAPSRPRDQRTRDRPAFVPRGARPDGVASSESQTGKPHFSFVNKGRGDSESSELDNRRVVRYPDSHQLFVGNLPHDIIESELKEFFMTFGNVVELRINTKGVGGKLPNFGFVVFDDSDPVQRILGAKPIMFRGEVRLNVEEKKTRAVRERETRGGGGDERRDMRRSDRGPGGPRSIVGTGGGMMRDGRGPPPRGAMAPKPGLGSGRGAGGQGQGQGEGRFTTQRR; via the exons ATGGTGATGGAGAAGCCAAGTTCCCTGCTGGTCGGCCGGGAGTTCGTGAGGcagtactacacactgctaAACAAGGCACCAGACTTCCTCCACAG GTTCTATGGAAGGAACTCCTCCTACGTTCACGGTGGTCTCGACTCCAACGGCAAGGTGGCGGAAGCGGTCTACGGCCAAGCG GAGATCCACAAAAAGGTGATGTCCCTGCAGTTCAGCGAGTGCCACACGAAGATCAGGCAGGTTGACGCTCACGCCACGCTGAACGACGGCGTGGTCGTCCAGGTGATGGGAGAGCTGTCCAACAATGGACAGCCAATGAGGAAGTTCATGCAGACGTTCGTGCTCGCCCCAGAG gGATCTGTGGCAAACAAGTTCTACGTACACAACGACATATTCCGCTACGAGGACGAGGTGTTTGGCGACTCAGAGGCTGAGCTGGATGAGG AgtcagaagaggaggtggaggaggaggcggaagaGAGGCCAGTGTCCCCAGAACCCCTGCAGGACAGCCCGAACAGCACCACCTACTACGAACCCCACCCTGTCTC TAACGGTGTAGAGGAGCCCATGGAGGAGCCGGTGCCGGAgccagaggtggagggggaaccAGAGCCCAAGACCGAGGAGGCCAAGcccgaggtggaggagaaggttcTGGAGGAGGTGGAAAAGGCCCCCTCTCCGCCCCCCATGGagtccccaccccacacccaggAGCCCCCCAAGGTGAGgtccccaccccacacccaggAGCCCCCCAAG ACCTTCTCCTGGGCCTCAGTGACCAGTAAGAACCTGCCACCCAGCGGATCCGTTCCCGCCTCCGGGATCTCGCCCCACGTTGTCAAGGCACCCAGCTCGCAG CAGCCCAGAGTGGAGGCCAAGCCAGAGGCCCAGACAGCCCCCAGCCGGCCCCGGGATCAGCGCACGCGTGACAGACCGGCGTTCGTACCGCGGGGGGCCAGGCCTG ATGGTGTTGCGTCTTCAGAATCACAAACGGGGAAACCACACTTCAGTTTTGTCAACAAAG GGCGTGGCGACTCTGAGTCGAGTGAGCTGGACAACAGAAGAGTGGTTCGCTACCCTGACAGCCACCAGCTGTTCGTGGGAAACCTTCCTCACGACATCATCGAGAGTGAGCTCAAGGAGTTCTTCATGA CGTTCGGTAACGTGGTGGAGCTGAGGATCAATACGAAGGGCGTCGGAGGGAAGCTGCCAAACTTCGGCTTTGTGGTGTTCGACGACTCCGACCCCGTGCAGAGGATCCTGGGAGCCAAG CCCATCATGTTCCGGGGCGAGGTGCGTCTGAacgtggaggagaagaagacccGAGCGGTGCGTGAGCGTGAGACTCGAGGCGGCGGCGGTGACGAGCGCAGGGACATGCGGCGTAGCGACAGAGGCCCCGGGGGGCCCCGCAGCATCGTGGGCACCGGAGGAGGCATGATGCGGGACGGCAGGGGCCCGCCACCGCGTGGGGCCATGGCCCCCAAACCTGGCCTGGGCTccggcaggggggcaggggggcaaggCCAGGGTCAAGGAGAGGGCCGCTTCACCACCCAGCGCCGCTGA
- the g3bp2a gene encoding ras GTPase-activating protein-binding protein 2 isoform X6, with the protein MVMEKPSSLLVGREFVRQYYTLLNKAPDFLHRFYGRNSSYVHGGLDSNGKVAEAVYGQAEIHKKVMSLQFSECHTKIRQVDAHATLNDGVVVQVMGELSNNGQPMRKFMQTFVLAPEGSVANKFYVHNDIFRYEDEVFGDSEAELDEESEEEVEEEAEERPVSPEPLQDSPNSTTYYEPHPVSNGVEEPMEEPVPEPEVEGEPEPKTEEAKPEVEEKVLEEVEKAPSPPPMESPPHTQEPPKVRSPPHTQEPPKTFSWASVTSKNLPPSGSVPASGISPHVVKAPSSQPRVEAKPEAQTAPSRPRDQRTRDRPAFVPRGARPGRGDSESSELDNRRVVRYPDSHQLFVGNLPHDIIESELKEFFMTFGNVVELRINTKGVGGKLPNFGFVVFDDSDPVQRILGAKPIMFRGEVRLNVEEKKTRAVRERETRGGGGDERRDMRRSDRGPGGPRSIVGTGGGMMRDGRGPPPRGAMAPKPGLGSGRGAGGQGQGQGEGRFTTQRR; encoded by the exons ATGGTGATGGAGAAGCCAAGTTCCCTGCTGGTCGGCCGGGAGTTCGTGAGGcagtactacacactgctaAACAAGGCACCAGACTTCCTCCACAG GTTCTATGGAAGGAACTCCTCCTACGTTCACGGTGGTCTCGACTCCAACGGCAAGGTGGCGGAAGCGGTCTACGGCCAAGCG GAGATCCACAAAAAGGTGATGTCCCTGCAGTTCAGCGAGTGCCACACGAAGATCAGGCAGGTTGACGCTCACGCCACGCTGAACGACGGCGTGGTCGTCCAGGTGATGGGAGAGCTGTCCAACAATGGACAGCCAATGAGGAAGTTCATGCAGACGTTCGTGCTCGCCCCAGAG gGATCTGTGGCAAACAAGTTCTACGTACACAACGACATATTCCGCTACGAGGACGAGGTGTTTGGCGACTCAGAGGCTGAGCTGGATGAGG AgtcagaagaggaggtggaggaggaggcggaagaGAGGCCAGTGTCCCCAGAACCCCTGCAGGACAGCCCGAACAGCACCACCTACTACGAACCCCACCCTGTCTC TAACGGTGTAGAGGAGCCCATGGAGGAGCCGGTGCCGGAgccagaggtggagggggaaccAGAGCCCAAGACCGAGGAGGCCAAGcccgaggtggaggagaaggttcTGGAGGAGGTGGAAAAGGCCCCCTCTCCGCCCCCCATGGagtccccaccccacacccaggAGCCCCCCAAGGTGAGgtccccaccccacacccaggAGCCCCCCAAG ACCTTCTCCTGGGCCTCAGTGACCAGTAAGAACCTGCCACCCAGCGGATCCGTTCCCGCCTCCGGGATCTCGCCCCACGTTGTCAAGGCACCCAGCTCGCAG CCCAGAGTGGAGGCCAAGCCAGAGGCCCAGACAGCCCCCAGCCGGCCCCGGGATCAGCGCACGCGTGACAGACCGGCGTTCGTACCGCGGGGGGCCAGGCCTG GGCGTGGCGACTCTGAGTCGAGTGAGCTGGACAACAGAAGAGTGGTTCGCTACCCTGACAGCCACCAGCTGTTCGTGGGAAACCTTCCTCACGACATCATCGAGAGTGAGCTCAAGGAGTTCTTCATGA CGTTCGGTAACGTGGTGGAGCTGAGGATCAATACGAAGGGCGTCGGAGGGAAGCTGCCAAACTTCGGCTTTGTGGTGTTCGACGACTCCGACCCCGTGCAGAGGATCCTGGGAGCCAAG CCCATCATGTTCCGGGGCGAGGTGCGTCTGAacgtggaggagaagaagacccGAGCGGTGCGTGAGCGTGAGACTCGAGGCGGCGGCGGTGACGAGCGCAGGGACATGCGGCGTAGCGACAGAGGCCCCGGGGGGCCCCGCAGCATCGTGGGCACCGGAGGAGGCATGATGCGGGACGGCAGGGGCCCGCCACCGCGTGGGGCCATGGCCCCCAAACCTGGCCTGGGCTccggcaggggggcaggggggcaaggCCAGGGTCAAGGAGAGGGCCGCTTCACCACCCAGCGCCGCTGA
- the g3bp2a gene encoding ras GTPase-activating protein-binding protein 2 isoform X3 — protein sequence MVMEKPSSLLVGREFVRQYYTLLNKAPDFLHRFYGRNSSYVHGGLDSNGKVAEAVYGQAEIHKKVMSLQFSECHTKIRQVDAHATLNDGVVVQVMGELSNNGQPMRKFMQTFVLAPEGSVANKFYVHNDIFRYEDEVFGDSEAELDEESEEEVEEEAEERPVSPEPLQDSPNSTTYYEPHPVSNGVEEPMEEPVPEPEVEGEPEPKTEEAKPEVEEKVLEEVEKAPSPPPMESPPHTQEPPKTFSWASVTSKNLPPSGSVPASGISPHVVKAPSSQQPRVEAKPEAQTAPSRPRDQRTRDRPAFVPRGARPDGVASSESQTGKPHFSFVNKGRGDSESSELDNRRVVRYPDSHQLFVGNLPHDIIESELKEFFMTFGNVVELRINTKGVGGKLPNFGFVVFDDSDPVQRILGAKPIMFRGEVRLNVEEKKTRAVRERETRGGGGDERRDMRRSDRGPGGPRSIVGTGGGMMRDGRGPPPRGAMAPKPGLGSGRGAGGQGQGQGEGRFTTQRR from the exons ATGGTGATGGAGAAGCCAAGTTCCCTGCTGGTCGGCCGGGAGTTCGTGAGGcagtactacacactgctaAACAAGGCACCAGACTTCCTCCACAG GTTCTATGGAAGGAACTCCTCCTACGTTCACGGTGGTCTCGACTCCAACGGCAAGGTGGCGGAAGCGGTCTACGGCCAAGCG GAGATCCACAAAAAGGTGATGTCCCTGCAGTTCAGCGAGTGCCACACGAAGATCAGGCAGGTTGACGCTCACGCCACGCTGAACGACGGCGTGGTCGTCCAGGTGATGGGAGAGCTGTCCAACAATGGACAGCCAATGAGGAAGTTCATGCAGACGTTCGTGCTCGCCCCAGAG gGATCTGTGGCAAACAAGTTCTACGTACACAACGACATATTCCGCTACGAGGACGAGGTGTTTGGCGACTCAGAGGCTGAGCTGGATGAGG AgtcagaagaggaggtggaggaggaggcggaagaGAGGCCAGTGTCCCCAGAACCCCTGCAGGACAGCCCGAACAGCACCACCTACTACGAACCCCACCCTGTCTC TAACGGTGTAGAGGAGCCCATGGAGGAGCCGGTGCCGGAgccagaggtggagggggaaccAGAGCCCAAGACCGAGGAGGCCAAGcccgaggtggaggagaaggttcTGGAGGAGGTGGAAAAGGCCCCCTCTCCGCCCCCCATGGagtccccaccccacacccaggAGCCCCCCAAG ACCTTCTCCTGGGCCTCAGTGACCAGTAAGAACCTGCCACCCAGCGGATCCGTTCCCGCCTCCGGGATCTCGCCCCACGTTGTCAAGGCACCCAGCTCGCAG CAGCCCAGAGTGGAGGCCAAGCCAGAGGCCCAGACAGCCCCCAGCCGGCCCCGGGATCAGCGCACGCGTGACAGACCGGCGTTCGTACCGCGGGGGGCCAGGCCTG ATGGTGTTGCGTCTTCAGAATCACAAACGGGGAAACCACACTTCAGTTTTGTCAACAAAG GGCGTGGCGACTCTGAGTCGAGTGAGCTGGACAACAGAAGAGTGGTTCGCTACCCTGACAGCCACCAGCTGTTCGTGGGAAACCTTCCTCACGACATCATCGAGAGTGAGCTCAAGGAGTTCTTCATGA CGTTCGGTAACGTGGTGGAGCTGAGGATCAATACGAAGGGCGTCGGAGGGAAGCTGCCAAACTTCGGCTTTGTGGTGTTCGACGACTCCGACCCCGTGCAGAGGATCCTGGGAGCCAAG CCCATCATGTTCCGGGGCGAGGTGCGTCTGAacgtggaggagaagaagacccGAGCGGTGCGTGAGCGTGAGACTCGAGGCGGCGGCGGTGACGAGCGCAGGGACATGCGGCGTAGCGACAGAGGCCCCGGGGGGCCCCGCAGCATCGTGGGCACCGGAGGAGGCATGATGCGGGACGGCAGGGGCCCGCCACCGCGTGGGGCCATGGCCCCCAAACCTGGCCTGGGCTccggcaggggggcaggggggcaaggCCAGGGTCAAGGAGAGGGCCGCTTCACCACCCAGCGCCGCTGA
- the g3bp2a gene encoding ras GTPase-activating protein-binding protein 2 isoform X2, translated as MVMEKPSSLLVGREFVRQYYTLLNKAPDFLHRFYGRNSSYVHGGLDSNGKVAEAVYGQAEIHKKVMSLQFSECHTKIRQVDAHATLNDGVVVQVMGELSNNGQPMRKFMQTFVLAPEGSVANKFYVHNDIFRYEDEVFGDSEAELDEESEEEVEEEAEERPVSPEPLQDSPNSTTYYEPHPVSNGVEEPMEEPVPEPEVEGEPEPKTEEAKPEVEEKVLEEVEKAPSPPPMESPPHTQEPPKVRSPPHTQEPPKTFSWASVTSKNLPPSGSVPASGISPHVVKAPSSQPRVEAKPEAQTAPSRPRDQRTRDRPAFVPRGARPDGVASSESQTGKPHFSFVNKGRGDSESSELDNRRVVRYPDSHQLFVGNLPHDIIESELKEFFMTFGNVVELRINTKGVGGKLPNFGFVVFDDSDPVQRILGAKPIMFRGEVRLNVEEKKTRAVRERETRGGGGDERRDMRRSDRGPGGPRSIVGTGGGMMRDGRGPPPRGAMAPKPGLGSGRGAGGQGQGQGEGRFTTQRR; from the exons ATGGTGATGGAGAAGCCAAGTTCCCTGCTGGTCGGCCGGGAGTTCGTGAGGcagtactacacactgctaAACAAGGCACCAGACTTCCTCCACAG GTTCTATGGAAGGAACTCCTCCTACGTTCACGGTGGTCTCGACTCCAACGGCAAGGTGGCGGAAGCGGTCTACGGCCAAGCG GAGATCCACAAAAAGGTGATGTCCCTGCAGTTCAGCGAGTGCCACACGAAGATCAGGCAGGTTGACGCTCACGCCACGCTGAACGACGGCGTGGTCGTCCAGGTGATGGGAGAGCTGTCCAACAATGGACAGCCAATGAGGAAGTTCATGCAGACGTTCGTGCTCGCCCCAGAG gGATCTGTGGCAAACAAGTTCTACGTACACAACGACATATTCCGCTACGAGGACGAGGTGTTTGGCGACTCAGAGGCTGAGCTGGATGAGG AgtcagaagaggaggtggaggaggaggcggaagaGAGGCCAGTGTCCCCAGAACCCCTGCAGGACAGCCCGAACAGCACCACCTACTACGAACCCCACCCTGTCTC TAACGGTGTAGAGGAGCCCATGGAGGAGCCGGTGCCGGAgccagaggtggagggggaaccAGAGCCCAAGACCGAGGAGGCCAAGcccgaggtggaggagaaggttcTGGAGGAGGTGGAAAAGGCCCCCTCTCCGCCCCCCATGGagtccccaccccacacccaggAGCCCCCCAAGGTGAGgtccccaccccacacccaggAGCCCCCCAAG ACCTTCTCCTGGGCCTCAGTGACCAGTAAGAACCTGCCACCCAGCGGATCCGTTCCCGCCTCCGGGATCTCGCCCCACGTTGTCAAGGCACCCAGCTCGCAG CCCAGAGTGGAGGCCAAGCCAGAGGCCCAGACAGCCCCCAGCCGGCCCCGGGATCAGCGCACGCGTGACAGACCGGCGTTCGTACCGCGGGGGGCCAGGCCTG ATGGTGTTGCGTCTTCAGAATCACAAACGGGGAAACCACACTTCAGTTTTGTCAACAAAG GGCGTGGCGACTCTGAGTCGAGTGAGCTGGACAACAGAAGAGTGGTTCGCTACCCTGACAGCCACCAGCTGTTCGTGGGAAACCTTCCTCACGACATCATCGAGAGTGAGCTCAAGGAGTTCTTCATGA CGTTCGGTAACGTGGTGGAGCTGAGGATCAATACGAAGGGCGTCGGAGGGAAGCTGCCAAACTTCGGCTTTGTGGTGTTCGACGACTCCGACCCCGTGCAGAGGATCCTGGGAGCCAAG CCCATCATGTTCCGGGGCGAGGTGCGTCTGAacgtggaggagaagaagacccGAGCGGTGCGTGAGCGTGAGACTCGAGGCGGCGGCGGTGACGAGCGCAGGGACATGCGGCGTAGCGACAGAGGCCCCGGGGGGCCCCGCAGCATCGTGGGCACCGGAGGAGGCATGATGCGGGACGGCAGGGGCCCGCCACCGCGTGGGGCCATGGCCCCCAAACCTGGCCTGGGCTccggcaggggggcaggggggcaaggCCAGGGTCAAGGAGAGGGCCGCTTCACCACCCAGCGCCGCTGA